A single region of the Duganella sp. BuS-21 genome encodes:
- a CDS encoding YebC/PmpR family DNA-binding transcriptional regulator, producing the protein MAGHSKWANIKHKKAATDAKRGKIWTRLIKEITVAARMGGGDVTANPRLRLAIDKAADANMPKDNVQRAITRGTGGEDGASYEEVRYEGYGVGGAAIIVDCMTDNRVRTVAEVRNAFNKNGGNMGNEGSVAFMFKHCGQFLFAPGTNEDALMEAALESGAEDVVTDEEGGIEVLCGPHDFANVKDALEAKGFKAEVAEIIMKPDVEIAVTGDNAIKMQKLLDALEALDDVQEVYSNTLIED; encoded by the coding sequence ATGGCTGGACACAGCAAATGGGCCAACATCAAGCACAAAAAGGCAGCAACTGACGCGAAACGCGGCAAGATCTGGACGCGCCTGATCAAGGAAATCACCGTTGCTGCACGCATGGGCGGCGGCGACGTCACCGCCAATCCGCGTCTGCGCCTGGCGATCGACAAGGCGGCCGACGCCAATATGCCGAAGGATAACGTGCAGCGCGCCATCACGCGCGGCACCGGCGGCGAGGACGGCGCGTCGTATGAAGAAGTACGCTACGAAGGCTACGGCGTCGGCGGCGCGGCGATCATCGTCGACTGCATGACCGACAACCGCGTGCGCACCGTGGCGGAAGTCCGCAACGCCTTCAACAAGAACGGCGGCAACATGGGCAACGAAGGCTCGGTGGCCTTCATGTTCAAGCACTGCGGCCAGTTCCTGTTCGCGCCCGGCACCAACGAGGACGCGCTGATGGAAGCGGCGCTGGAATCGGGCGCCGAAGACGTGGTCACGGATGAAGAAGGCGGCATTGAAGTGCTGTGCGGCCCGCACGATTTCGCCAACGTGAAAGACGCGCTGGAAGCCAAGGGCTTCAAGGCCGAAGTGGCCGAGATCATCATGAAGCCGGACGTCGAAATCGCCGTCACCGGCGACAACGCGATCAAGATGCAGAAACTGCTGGACGCGCTGGAAGCGCTGGACGATGTGCAGGAAGTGTATTCCAACACCCTGATCGAAGACTGA
- the purD gene encoding phosphoribosylamine--glycine ligase, with translation MKILVVGSGGREHALAWKLAQSERIQMVYVAPGNGGTARDSRLVNVNITDLHELANFVESEGISLTVVGPETPLAGGIVNLFRARGLKVFGPTKEAAQLESSKDFAKSFMERHGIPTAKYQTFSDVAQAHAYIDANGAPIVIKADGLAAGKGVVVALSLEEAHQAVDDMLADNRFGDAGARIVIEEFLAGEEASFIVMCDGKNILPLATSQDHKRLKDNDEGPNTGGMGAYSPAPIVTPAMHARVMREIINPTITGMAKDGIVFTGFLYAGLMIDAAGNPRTLEFNCRMGDPETQPIMSRLKTDLVAVMEHAVNGTLDQIELEWDRRTAVGVVLAAAGYPDAPLKGAVIEGIPAETPESVTFHAGTADVNGQLQVTGGRVLCVVGLADSVKLAQKAAYEVVDQISFEGMQCRRDIGWRGLKH, from the coding sequence ATGAAAATTTTGGTAGTCGGCTCCGGCGGCCGTGAACATGCATTGGCCTGGAAACTGGCGCAATCCGAGCGCATTCAGATGGTGTACGTGGCCCCCGGCAACGGCGGCACCGCCCGCGATTCGCGCCTGGTCAACGTCAACATCACTGACCTGCACGAGCTGGCGAACTTCGTCGAGAGCGAAGGCATCAGCCTGACCGTGGTCGGCCCGGAGACGCCGCTGGCCGGCGGCATCGTCAACCTGTTCCGCGCGCGCGGCCTGAAAGTATTCGGCCCGACCAAGGAAGCGGCGCAGCTGGAGTCCTCGAAAGACTTCGCCAAGTCCTTCATGGAACGCCACGGCATCCCGACCGCCAAGTACCAGACCTTCTCGGACGTGGCGCAAGCGCACGCCTACATCGACGCCAACGGCGCACCGATCGTCATCAAGGCCGACGGCCTGGCCGCCGGCAAAGGCGTGGTGGTCGCCCTGTCGCTGGAAGAAGCGCACCAGGCGGTGGACGACATGCTGGCCGATAACCGCTTCGGCGACGCCGGCGCGCGCATCGTCATTGAAGAATTCCTGGCCGGCGAAGAAGCCAGCTTCATCGTCATGTGCGACGGCAAAAACATCCTGCCGCTGGCCACCAGCCAGGATCACAAGCGCCTGAAGGACAACGACGAAGGCCCGAACACCGGCGGCATGGGTGCGTACTCCCCGGCCCCGATCGTGACGCCGGCCATGCACGCCCGCGTGATGCGCGAAATCATCAACCCGACCATCACCGGCATGGCGAAGGACGGCATCGTCTTCACCGGCTTCCTGTACGCCGGCCTGATGATCGACGCCGCCGGCAATCCGCGCACGCTGGAGTTCAACTGCCGCATGGGCGATCCTGAAACCCAGCCTATCATGTCGCGCCTGAAGACCGACCTGGTGGCGGTGATGGAACACGCCGTCAACGGCACGCTGGACCAGATCGAGCTGGAATGGGACCGCCGCACCGCCGTCGGCGTGGTGCTGGCCGCAGCCGGCTATCCCGACGCGCCGCTGAAAGGCGCCGTGATTGAAGGCATCCCGGCCGAAACGCCGGAATCGGTGACCTTCCACGCCGGCACCGCCGACGTGAACGGCCAGTTGCAAGTGACCGGCGGCCGCGTGCTGTGCGTGGTCGGCCTGGCCGACAGCGTCAAGCTGGCGCAGAAAGCCGCGTACGAAGTGGTCGACCAGATCAGCTTCGAAGGCATGCAGTGCCGCCGCGATATCGGCTGGCGTGGGCTGAAGCACTAA
- the hemF gene encoding oxygen-dependent coproporphyrinogen oxidase, with protein MSAAPNPSAVKAWLLQLQNDIVQALEAVDGAAFLRDEWQRAEGGGGISRLVEEGNVIERGGVNFSHVLGAKLPPSASAHRPDIGGNPWEAMGVSLVIHPRNPYAPTVHMNVRFFSTTNAAGEPVWWFGGGMDLTPYYGFKEDARHFHQTCHDALARFGADLHGKFKQWCDEYFYLKHRQEARGVGGIFFDDHSAEGFEQSFAMTQSVGQSFLKAYLPILEQRKDTPYGERERDFQAYRRGRYVEFNLVFDRGTLFGLQSGGRTEAILMSMPPIVKWRYRWEPEEGTPEAALYSDFLPHRDWLAA; from the coding sequence ATGTCCGCCGCACCGAATCCTTCGGCAGTCAAAGCCTGGCTGCTGCAACTGCAAAACGACATCGTGCAAGCGTTGGAGGCCGTCGACGGCGCCGCCTTCCTGCGCGACGAGTGGCAGCGCGCCGAAGGCGGCGGCGGGATTTCGCGTCTGGTGGAAGAAGGCAATGTGATCGAGCGCGGTGGTGTGAACTTCTCGCACGTGCTGGGCGCCAAGCTGCCTCCGTCGGCGTCGGCGCACCGCCCCGACATCGGCGGCAATCCATGGGAAGCCATGGGCGTGTCGCTGGTGATCCATCCGCGCAATCCGTATGCGCCGACGGTGCACATGAACGTGCGCTTTTTCAGCACCACCAACGCCGCCGGCGAGCCGGTATGGTGGTTCGGCGGCGGCATGGATTTGACGCCGTATTACGGTTTCAAGGAAGACGCCAGGCACTTCCACCAGACCTGCCATGACGCCCTCGCCCGGTTCGGCGCGGACCTGCACGGCAAGTTCAAGCAATGGTGCGACGAGTATTTCTACCTGAAGCACCGCCAGGAAGCGCGCGGCGTCGGCGGCATTTTCTTCGACGACCACAGCGCCGAGGGCTTCGAGCAAAGCTTCGCCATGACCCAAAGCGTGGGCCAGTCCTTCCTGAAGGCCTACCTGCCGATCCTGGAACAGCGCAAGGACACGCCTTACGGCGAACGCGAACGCGATTTCCAGGCTTACCGGCGCGGCCGCTATGTCGAATTCAATCTGGTATTCGACCGTGGCACGCTGTTTGGCCTGCAATCGGGCGGCCGCACCGAGGCGATCCTGATGTCGATGCCGCCGATCGTGAAATGGCGCTATCGCTGGGAACCCGAGGAAGGCACGCCGGAAGCGGCGCTGTATTCCGACTTCCTGCCCCATCGCGACTGGCTCGCTGCGTGA
- a CDS encoding nicotinate-nucleotide adenylyltransferase yields MVYRAALLGGSYDPVHRGHVALGEHFANLLQVDQLRVIPTGLPWQKATLNASSQQRADMVALAFAGQPFSVAVDMQEIARGAAGLPTYTIDTLRQVRAELGPQASVSFLMGADQLQRLDTWHEWQALFDYAHICVAARPGYDIATAGLPPAVAQAFSSRLGTPQQIRNTPHGLTYLAEDFAVDISATRIRAALQRGEPANSLIPPLVLDYIKQHNLYKS; encoded by the coding sequence ATGGTATACCGAGCCGCACTGCTGGGAGGCAGCTACGATCCGGTGCATCGAGGTCACGTCGCGTTGGGCGAGCATTTCGCCAATCTGCTGCAGGTCGACCAGTTGCGCGTGATCCCTACCGGACTGCCGTGGCAAAAAGCCACGCTGAACGCGTCGTCGCAGCAGCGCGCCGACATGGTGGCGCTGGCCTTTGCCGGCCAGCCGTTCAGCGTGGCGGTGGACATGCAGGAGATCGCGCGTGGCGCGGCCGGACTGCCGACCTACACCATCGACACCTTGCGCCAGGTGCGCGCCGAGCTGGGGCCGCAGGCTTCCGTCAGTTTCCTGATGGGCGCCGACCAGCTGCAGCGGCTCGATACCTGGCACGAATGGCAGGCGCTGTTCGACTACGCCCATATCTGCGTAGCGGCGCGTCCGGGCTATGACATTGCCACCGCCGGTTTGCCGCCGGCCGTGGCACAGGCGTTTTCCAGCCGTTTGGGAACGCCGCAACAAATCCGTAACACGCCGCATGGTCTGACTTATCTGGCAGAAGACTTCGCGGTGGATATTTCCGCAACCAGGATACGTGCGGCATTACAACGGGGGGAACCGGCAAACTCGCTTATCCCGCCGCTAGTGCTAGACTATATTAAACAACACAATTTATACAAAAGCTAA
- the rsfS gene encoding ribosome silencing factor, producing the protein MDIKKLQTLVVDALEDVKAQDIVLFDTTHLTSLFDRIAIASGTSNRQTKALAASVRDKVKAAGGDVYGMEGEDTGEWVLVDLGDMIVHIMQAPIRAYYRLEELWGDKPVKLGAAKRKNTAEGEAADAPKKISSHLAAGKKAVAATPVVEKKTSARKPAAAKASTTAEKKPAKPAAVPAGKKIKVGAPKATVAAVKALKATAKPRAAKPKAEEAPAKTVIKRIKKAAE; encoded by the coding sequence ATGGACATCAAAAAACTGCAAACCCTGGTCGTTGACGCCCTCGAAGACGTTAAGGCCCAAGACATCGTCCTGTTCGATACGACCCACTTAACCAGCCTGTTTGACCGCATCGCCATCGCGTCCGGTACCTCCAATCGCCAAACCAAGGCGCTGGCCGCCTCGGTGCGCGACAAGGTCAAGGCCGCCGGCGGCGACGTCTACGGCATGGAAGGCGAGGACACCGGTGAATGGGTGCTGGTCGACCTGGGCGATATGATCGTCCACATCATGCAAGCGCCGATCCGCGCTTACTACCGCCTGGAAGAACTCTGGGGCGACAAGCCGGTGAAACTGGGCGCCGCCAAGCGCAAGAACACCGCCGAAGGCGAAGCCGCCGACGCGCCGAAGAAAATCAGCAGCCACCTGGCCGCTGGTAAAAAGGCCGTTGCCGCCACCCCGGTCGTGGAAAAGAAAACCTCGGCCCGCAAGCCGGCCGCCGCCAAAGCGTCCACCACCGCCGAGAAAAAACCGGCCAAGCCAGCAGCCGTCCCGGCCGGCAAGAAGATCAAGGTCGGCGCGCCGAAGGCCACCGTCGCCGCAGTCAAGGCACTGAAAGCGACCGCCAAGCCACGCGCAGCCAAGCCTAAAGCCGAAGAAGCGCCAGCCAAGACCGTCATCAAACGTATCAAAAAAGCGGCTGAGTAA
- the rlmH gene encoding 23S rRNA (pseudouridine(1915)-N(3))-methyltransferase RlmH, producing MQLIIAAVGHKMPAWIETGYAEYVKRMPPELKIVLKEIKPVERSGSKTAATAMALERERIEAALPKAVRIIALDERGKDLTSVGLSQQLEAWQQDGRDTAFLIGGADGLDPALKARAEGLIRISSMTLPHGMVRVMLAEQLYRAWTITQNHPYHRV from the coding sequence ATGCAGCTGATTATCGCTGCGGTCGGCCATAAAATGCCGGCCTGGATCGAAACCGGCTACGCCGAGTATGTAAAGCGCATGCCGCCGGAACTGAAGATCGTGCTGAAGGAAATCAAGCCGGTCGAACGTTCCGGCAGCAAGACCGCCGCCACCGCGATGGCGCTTGAACGCGAGCGCATCGAGGCGGCGCTGCCGAAAGCCGTGCGCATCATCGCCCTCGACGAGCGCGGCAAGGATCTCACCTCGGTGGGCCTGTCGCAGCAGCTGGAGGCATGGCAGCAGGATGGCCGCGACACGGCTTTCCTGATCGGCGGCGCCGACGGTCTCGACCCTGCGCTCAAGGCGCGTGCCGAAGGCTTGATCCGGATTTCCAGTATGACCCTGCCGCATGGTATGGTGCGGGTGATGCTGGCCGAGCAGTTGTACCGCGCCTGGACTATTACGCAGAACCATCCTTATCACCGCGTCTAA
- a CDS encoding Maf family nucleotide pyrophosphatase codes for MKPVDKKIYLASKSPRRRELLRQVGIDFELLLLRDGPRGADVTEEVHPGEAPIDYVGRVALEKAQFAADLVVKRRMAARPVLSADTTVTIDGAILGKPANPAEATAMLQQLSGRTHQVLTSIAVASADFSTQITQVSEVRFGVLSQAAIAAYCATAEPYDKAGGYGIQGPAAVFIEHISGSHSGIMGLPIYETIQLLRQAGLPLP; via the coding sequence ATGAAACCGGTCGACAAGAAGATTTACCTCGCCTCGAAAAGCCCGCGGCGGCGCGAGCTGCTGCGCCAGGTCGGCATTGATTTCGAACTGCTGCTGTTGCGCGACGGCCCGCGCGGCGCCGACGTCACCGAAGAAGTGCATCCGGGCGAAGCGCCCATCGATTACGTGGGGCGCGTGGCGCTGGAAAAAGCCCAGTTTGCGGCGGATCTGGTCGTCAAGCGCCGCATGGCGGCACGCCCCGTGCTGTCGGCCGACACCACCGTCACCATCGACGGCGCCATTCTCGGCAAGCCGGCCAATCCGGCCGAAGCCACCGCCATGCTGCAACAGCTGTCGGGCCGCACGCACCAGGTGCTGACCTCGATCGCCGTGGCCTCGGCCGATTTCTCGACCCAGATCACGCAAGTGTCGGAGGTGCGCTTCGGCGTGCTGTCGCAGGCCGCCATTGCCGCCTATTGCGCCACCGCCGAACCTTACGACAAGGCCGGCGGCTACGGCATCCAGGGACCGGCCGCCGTGTTCATCGAACACATCTCCGGCAGCCACTCGGGCATCATGGGGCTGCCCATCTACGAAACCATTCAGCTGCTGCGCCAAGCGGGTTTGCCGCTACCCTGA
- the rng gene encoding ribonuclease G, whose product MNEDILINITPQETRVALIVQGAVQELHIERTLTRGLAGNVYSGKVVRVLPGMQSAFIDIGLERAAFLHVADIWESRPHDGGNNAAPPTPIEKILFDGQVLTVQVIKDPIGTKGARLSTQISIAGRMLVYLPQDGHIGISQKIEKESDREALRTRLQSLLPPDEKGGYIVRTQAEDASDSDIAADVEYLRKTWAAITHGARTKPATTLLHQDLSLAQRVLRDFVHDETATIQVDSRENYVNLQEFGKAYTPGVLPRLHHYTGERPLFDLYGVEEEILRALGRRVDLKSGGYLIVDQTEAMTTIDVNTGGFVGGRNFADTIFKTNLEAAHAIARQLRLRNLGGIIILDFIDMENTEHRTAVLGELKKALSRDRTKVSVSSFSALGLVEMTRKRTRESLAHILCEPCPACNGKGQVKTSRTICYEILRELLREAKQFNPREFRILASQEVVDMFLEEESQHLAMLGDFIGKKISLQVETAYHQEQYDVILM is encoded by the coding sequence ATGAATGAAGACATACTGATCAATATCACCCCGCAGGAAACCCGCGTCGCCCTCATCGTCCAGGGCGCGGTGCAGGAACTCCACATCGAACGCACGCTCACGCGCGGACTGGCCGGCAACGTCTATTCCGGCAAGGTGGTGCGGGTGCTGCCCGGCATGCAGTCGGCCTTCATCGATATCGGCCTGGAGCGGGCAGCTTTCCTGCACGTGGCCGACATCTGGGAATCGCGGCCGCACGACGGCGGCAACAACGCCGCGCCGCCGACGCCGATCGAAAAAATCCTGTTCGACGGCCAGGTGCTGACGGTGCAGGTGATCAAGGACCCGATCGGCACCAAGGGCGCGCGCCTGTCGACCCAGATCTCGATCGCCGGCCGCATGCTGGTGTACCTGCCGCAGGACGGCCACATCGGCATCTCGCAGAAAATTGAAAAGGAATCGGACCGCGAAGCCCTGCGCACGCGCCTGCAAAGCCTGTTGCCGCCGGACGAAAAAGGCGGCTACATCGTGCGCACGCAAGCGGAGGACGCCTCGGACTCGGACATCGCCGCCGACGTCGAATACCTGCGCAAGACCTGGGCCGCGATCACGCACGGCGCCCGCACCAAGCCCGCTACCACCCTGCTGCACCAGGACTTGAGCCTGGCCCAGCGCGTGCTGCGCGACTTCGTGCACGACGAGACGGCCACCATCCAGGTCGACTCGCGCGAGAACTATGTGAACCTGCAGGAATTCGGCAAGGCCTACACACCGGGCGTGCTACCGCGCCTGCACCACTACACCGGCGAGCGGCCGCTGTTCGACCTGTACGGCGTGGAGGAAGAAATCCTGCGCGCGCTGGGCCGGCGCGTGGATTTGAAGTCAGGCGGCTATCTGATCGTCGACCAGACCGAGGCGATGACCACCATCGACGTCAACACCGGTGGCTTCGTCGGCGGGCGCAATTTCGCCGACACCATCTTCAAGACCAACCTGGAAGCGGCGCACGCGATCGCCCGCCAGCTGCGCCTGCGCAACCTGGGCGGCATCATCATCCTCGACTTCATCGACATGGAAAACACCGAGCACCGCACGGCGGTGTTGGGCGAACTGAAAAAAGCCCTGTCGCGCGACCGCACCAAGGTGTCGGTGAGCAGCTTCTCGGCGCTGGGGCTGGTGGAGATGACGCGCAAGCGCACGCGCGAATCGCTGGCGCACATCCTGTGCGAACCGTGCCCGGCCTGTAACGGCAAGGGCCAGGTCAAGACCTCGCGCACCATATGCTACGAAATCCTGCGCGAATTGCTGCGCGAAGCCAAACAGTTCAACCCGCGCGAATTCCGCATCCTCGCCTCGCAGGAGGTGGTGGACATGTTCCTGGAAGAAGAATCGCAGCACCTGGCGATGCTGGGCGATTTCATCGGCAAGAAGATCTCGCTGCAGGTGGAAACGGCGTATCACCAGGAGCAGTACGACGTGATCCTGATGTAG
- a CDS encoding PEP-CTERM sorting domain-containing protein, translating to MSLTKTFVVGLILAATASVAAAKNEKNDKPAASTPAWVEDTTPASLTLSSGTFTYGPTASRVFVYDGANPPGSQGVGQIEDLVETLFSLPSTGAGSLKLSGNGSLSDQKSGSFTVTSSASFDYLAIHYGKGELVFHWNTPLAAGTTFTFGNLPNGISNYRAFSTISAVPEPATYGMLLGGLALMGVIARRRARK from the coding sequence ATGTCACTCACCAAAACTTTCGTTGTCGGTCTTATCCTGGCAGCTACGGCTAGCGTCGCTGCGGCGAAAAATGAAAAAAACGACAAGCCAGCGGCTTCGACCCCGGCTTGGGTAGAAGATACGACGCCTGCCAGCCTGACGCTGAGCAGCGGCACCTTCACCTATGGCCCTACGGCCAGCCGGGTTTTTGTGTATGACGGCGCTAACCCACCCGGCAGCCAAGGCGTAGGCCAGATCGAAGACTTGGTCGAGACACTGTTCAGCCTGCCTTCGACCGGCGCCGGTTCTCTGAAACTAAGCGGTAATGGCAGCCTGAGCGACCAAAAATCCGGCAGCTTCACCGTGACCTCCAGCGCCAGCTTCGATTACCTGGCTATCCACTATGGCAAGGGCGAACTGGTGTTCCACTGGAACACTCCGCTGGCGGCAGGCACAACGTTCACCTTTGGCAACCTGCCTAACGGCATCAGCAACTACCGCGCTTTCTCGACCATTTCGGCCGTACCTGAGCCGGCAACCTATGGCATGCTGCTGGGTGGCTTGGCGCTGATGGGCGTCATTGCACGTCGCCGCGCGCGCAAGTAA
- a CDS encoding isocitrate lyase: MSQYQDDIKAVAGLKEQQGSAWNAINPESAARMRAQNKFKTGLDIAKYTAKIMRADMAAYDQDPSKYTQSLGCWHGFIGQQKMISIKKHFNSTDRRYLYLSGWMVAALRSEFGPLPDQSMHEKTAVSALIKELYTFLRQADARELGGLFRQLDAAPAAEKAAIQSKIDNHVTHVVPIIADIDAGFGNAEATYLLAKQFIEAGACCIQVENQVSDEKQCGHQDGKVTVPHEDFLAKIRAIRYAFLELGVDDGIIVARTDSLGAGLTKQIAVTNEPGDLGDQYNAFLDCEEVSADALGNGDVIIKREGKLLRPKRLPSNLFQFRAGSGEARCVLDSITSLQNGADLLWIETEKPHIAQIGGMVSEIRKVIPNAKLVYNNSPSFNWTLNFRQQVYDAMKADGKDVSAYERSQLMSVEYDTTELALQADEKIRTFQADAAREAGIFHHLITLPTYHTAALSTDNLAKEYFGDQGMLGYVAGVQRKEIRQGIACVKHQNMSGSDIGDDHKDYFSGEAALKAAGKDNTMNQF; the protein is encoded by the coding sequence ATGTCCCAATATCAAGACGACATCAAGGCAGTTGCTGGTTTGAAAGAGCAACAAGGTTCGGCCTGGAACGCCATCAATCCCGAGTCCGCCGCCCGCATGCGCGCCCAGAACAAGTTCAAGACCGGCCTGGACATCGCCAAGTACACCGCCAAGATCATGCGCGCCGACATGGCCGCCTATGACCAGGACCCGTCGAAGTACACCCAGTCGCTGGGCTGCTGGCACGGTTTCATCGGCCAGCAAAAAATGATTTCGATCAAGAAGCATTTCAACAGCACCGACCGCCGCTACCTCTACCTGTCGGGCTGGATGGTTGCCGCGCTGCGCTCTGAATTCGGCCCGCTGCCCGACCAGTCGATGCACGAAAAAACCGCCGTCTCGGCGCTGATCAAAGAGCTGTACACCTTCCTGCGTCAGGCCGATGCCCGCGAACTGGGCGGCCTGTTCCGTCAGCTGGACGCTGCCCCTGCCGCTGAAAAAGCCGCGATCCAGTCCAAGATCGACAACCACGTCACCCACGTCGTGCCGATCATCGCCGACATCGACGCCGGTTTCGGCAATGCCGAAGCGACCTATTTGCTGGCCAAGCAATTCATCGAAGCGGGCGCCTGCTGCATCCAGGTGGAGAATCAGGTGTCGGACGAAAAACAATGCGGTCACCAGGATGGCAAGGTCACCGTGCCGCACGAAGATTTCCTGGCCAAGATCCGCGCCATCCGCTACGCCTTCCTGGAACTGGGCGTGGACGACGGCATCATTGTTGCCCGTACCGACTCGCTGGGCGCCGGCCTGACCAAGCAGATCGCCGTGACCAACGAGCCGGGCGACCTGGGCGACCAATACAACGCCTTCCTCGATTGCGAAGAAGTCTCGGCCGATGCGTTGGGCAATGGCGACGTCATCATCAAGCGCGAAGGCAAGCTGCTGCGTCCCAAGCGCCTGCCGAGCAACCTGTTCCAGTTCCGCGCCGGTTCCGGCGAAGCGCGCTGCGTGCTCGATAGCATCACCTCGCTGCAAAACGGCGCCGACCTGCTGTGGATCGAAACCGAAAAGCCGCACATCGCCCAGATCGGCGGCATGGTCAGCGAAATCCGCAAGGTCATCCCGAACGCCAAGCTGGTGTACAACAACAGCCCGTCGTTCAACTGGACCCTGAACTTCCGCCAGCAGGTGTACGACGCGATGAAGGCCGACGGCAAGGATGTGTCCGCCTACGAGCGCAGCCAGCTGATGAGTGTCGAATACGACACGACTGAGTTGGCGCTGCAGGCCGATGAGAAAATCCGCACCTTCCAGGCCGATGCGGCGCGCGAAGCCGGCATCTTCCATCACCTGATCACGCTGCCGACCTACCACACCGCCGCGCTGTCGACCGACAACCTGGCCAAGGAATATTTCGGCGACCAGGGCATGCTGGGTTACGTGGCCGGCGTGCAGCGCAAGGAGATCCGTCAGGGCATCGCCTGCGTCAAGCACCAGAACATGTCCGGCTCGGACATCGGCGACGACCACAAGGACTACTTCAGCGGCGAAGCGGCCCTGAAAGCGGCAGGTAAAGACAACACCATGAACCAGTTCTAA
- a CDS encoding aldo/keto reductase family oxidoreductase, whose translation MSTFQLGDLTINRMGYGAMQLAGPQVYGPPKNRDQALAVLRELAALGVNHIDTSDFYGPHVTNQLIREALHPYADELVIVTKVGATRGADASWLPAQSPAELEAAVHDNLRNLGLEVLDVVNMRLMFDVMGPAEGDIEAHITKLAELRQRGLIRHIGLSNATAAQVRQARGIAPIVCVQNQYNLAHRHDDALIDELARDGIAYVPFFPLGGFSPLQSAALEQVAAQLGATPMQTALAWLLQRSPNILLIPGTSSVAHLRQNVAAASLVLPPAALEQLDTIKG comes from the coding sequence ATGAGCACCTTCCAACTCGGCGACCTGACCATCAACCGCATGGGCTACGGCGCCATGCAGCTGGCCGGACCGCAGGTCTACGGTCCGCCGAAGAACCGCGACCAGGCGCTGGCCGTGCTGCGCGAACTGGCCGCGCTGGGCGTCAACCATATCGACACCAGCGACTTCTACGGCCCGCACGTTACCAATCAGCTGATCCGCGAAGCCCTGCACCCGTATGCGGACGAGCTGGTCATCGTCACCAAGGTCGGCGCCACGCGCGGTGCGGACGCGTCCTGGCTGCCGGCGCAGTCGCCCGCCGAGCTGGAGGCGGCGGTACACGACAACCTGCGCAACCTCGGGCTGGAGGTGCTGGACGTGGTGAATATGCGCCTGATGTTCGACGTCATGGGCCCGGCCGAAGGCGATATCGAAGCCCACATCACCAAGCTGGCGGAACTGCGGCAGCGCGGCCTGATCCGCCACATCGGCCTGAGCAACGCGACCGCCGCGCAAGTGCGCCAGGCGCGCGGCATCGCTCCCATTGTCTGCGTGCAGAACCAGTACAACCTGGCGCACCGTCACGACGACGCCCTGATTGATGAGCTGGCCAGGGATGGCATCGCCTACGTGCCGTTCTTCCCGCTCGGCGGTTTCTCGCCGCTGCAATCGGCCGCGCTGGAGCAGGTGGCGGCGCAACTGGGCGCCACGCCGATGCAGACCGCGCTAGCCTGGCTGCTGCAGCGTTCGCCAAACATCCTGCTGATTCCGGGCACCTCTTCGGTGGCCCACCTGCGCCAGAACGTCGCCGCCGCCTCGCTGGTGCTGCCGCCGGCGGCCCTGGAGCAGCTCGATACCATCAAGGGCTGA